TGCATATCGGAAGACTGAATAGCAGCTGacattcttcttcaactttcTGGCTTAAGCAATAGTCGACCGAGAGCGCGGGGAATGAGTCAGCCCTAACGGAATCCAACGCACATGTAGCTCCTGCATTTTGAGTCGCAGAATCTTTTGCCCAAGAACTGTTTGTTGAGTAGCTCATATTGCTGGACAATAGCGGATCTGACCATGGCATCGAGGATACGGACCAATCACCAAGACAAACCGTTTCGCAATCACCCCTTTTACACTCTTTCTGGCATGGAAATTTTTCACAGTTTCTTTCACCTGGTGTATCATCGTGAATGAATTGAGGATAGTTTGGCTCGCTCTGGCACATCCACAGAAAGGAATACGACGAGTATTGTTGGGGCGAATTCCCCATGCTAACCCAGCGCAACGACCCATTATCCGCAGTCACATTATTAGTAACAAGAATAAGAGTCCCTCGATCTGCAATGTAGTCGGCAGCATAAGTATTAATGCATTTCTGTGTGTCGAGTCTTTCGAATTTTGGCACTTCAGAATAGAAAGTGGACATGTTCATCGAAATGTTCTGTTCAAAGCAACCTGCATCAGAGCCATGGTTTGGTGGGTTGTTGAAGTCAAAGTTCGCGGATGCAAGGAGGACGCCATATTCGCGTGTACCCAGTGCGGAAAAAACAGTAGAATTGTACCTAGACTTATGGTTAGCGATTAATTGCAAGAAAGATGTCAAATACTAACAATAAATGAACCGGGAGGGAAGATAACAATAGCACCATCCATAGCACAACCCTTCTCCGGTCAATGTAACGGAAATTTCTTATGCTAGACGCACCAATGTTAAGCCATTTTCGCTGAGCATGAGCAACTTCAATGTCCTGACGAGATGGCGAGCATAGACATTGCATACAGTAATTACTCGCTACTAGCATGATTGTACCAAGGACATTACTAAGTAAATGCAAGCCGCGCGCCCAGTTTCCTGAAGTAGAGCACTTTCCCTGATAGAGTATGGAAGAGCTAAAGTCCTGAACCCCGAACTTCGGATAAGACATGGAAACAGCGATGATGGTGAGAACAATGTTCAGGAATAGAACAGCGCAAGCAGAGTAAGCGCTAATGAGGACGCCTACGGCCCATTCCCGTTGCTGGCTCCTTTCTTGTTTGACCCTCCGGTCTATCCTGTTGGCAAATCCGCGAGGCAAGAAGGAGACGAACTTAGATGTCAGGGACGTGCTAGATTTGTTGGAATCCGAGGATCGACACGTTCTACATCTAGTTAGTCACAGCAACCATAGCCTCATCAGTGGGATTCGAATACCAACCGGCCCAATTCATATTCCTGAATATCCATTCTGTCTTTTGAACGATGCAGTAAGTGACCATGCTTGGCCTTGTCAAACGGCCAGTTCCAACGCCGCTTTACAGAATCTGACGGTGAAAGTGGCTCGCCCATGGTGCGTGCCTGTTCATTTCCCACAAGCTCGAAAATTGCGAAGCTGTGTCTCAGACCAGTGCTGGCACCGCGAGGCTCTTAAAATACCTTTGACTTAACTGTACAATAAGGTTCTTCTCGGCAGACTTCTCCGTAGTCACAAGGTATCCAAACAACGAGGCTGTCAGCCTTGTGCCGCGGGGCGGAATGTGCTAGCCTCTCAGTTTTTCTTCTACTTGCCCTGAAGCGACAAGGATCTGCTGTTGGGTGACCGGATTGGTTTAGACATTGTGCGCTCTGATCCTTGGCGCTCGATGAACGGGATATTCAGCCAGTCCATTTGGAAATGATCTGTGGCGATACGAAGTGCACAGGCAGTTCCTGACGagtgatggatgatgagttTAGGAAGTTGCACCAGGGGGGATCACATGAAGCAGCGTCACATGATTCCAACGATTTgttttgattgattgatctaTCAACTGTAATCTGTTGATGTATTTAACGTCGGGGGTCAGGTTTATCCGCGGAAAAACCCTGGTCCCGcagcgggacatacgacggggcagatcggaactgcctgtcagctagctaaactaccatctatcatctaaatacaggtagcccccTGCGCAgggggctgcttgggttttcacgGCTGTCAAACAGCTAAATGAGTTCTTGGCTTTGATGAGAGAGAAATGCAGAAGGGAAAGGGGAAACAGACAAGAGGAAGCAAAGGGAAGAAGGGTGGGGGAGATCAAGGTTAGCCTAGAGGTCTCCAGACTTGATGAATTGGTGTGTTAATGGCATCTGCAGATAGATGTATAGAATCATGATTTTTCCAGCCAATccgcatatgcagtgaatcCCATTTTTGTGCTGAGGATTGCTGAGGATCCCTGCCACTGGCCGATGGtcccatggatgtgctgctgctttgcgaccatCATGGCAGtaatagaagtgggagggctcctttCTGTAGCTACATGAGTATTTCTCTTCAGGGCTTTTTGACTTGGACTAGGAAAATTATGAGGCTGCTGTATCGCAAATAATTCCGGAAACATTTGAACAGCGTGCAGATACATTAATACCCGGTGACACATGTCTGATTTATCTCGAGGATAATTTACAGGGTCATGACAACGGGGAGAGCATGCTGGCACTATTTCAGGAAGCATATATACCACCAATTGCAAAACGACTGATATAAGAGGAGCAGAATGGCAGTCTCGGGATACTAATACCTCCTGGAGTATACAGTATGCAGGAAATGTGCGGGTTTGAGACAACTGCCCGAGGGTCAAGTCCATGGTGCGATATCTTTACCGACGATAATGGGAAAAAGTCGCATATGCTCGCGATGTGCTCCATTACTATCGCGCGGGTCCTGGGAACCCCTATGCCGGTGCAATTGGCTGGCTTTGGCTGAATGCGACAACATCCATCTTACGCTCGGGCCCTGACGCTGGCTCTATATTGTTTAGCTTGTGAGTATATTTCTCTGTTTTCATACTGGTAGACTGATGAGCTCTTTAAGCGCCCACGATGGCGACATAGCGCCATTCCTTACTTCACCAGATATACTTAAAGATTCGAACTATGATCCAAACCTCCCGACCACGCATGTTGCAAAAGACCGTGCCTGACGTACCTCCTCTGTCCTGCCAATGGGAACTCGAATAACCCTGGAACGGATGGCTTGTCTATCGCCTCTGTTGGACCAGGACGGAACTTCTGCCCGCATCAACATAAATGACAGGATTAAGCTGCTGCCATACTGCAAGTCGAGCCCTGGCGGTTCTTGCTTATTGTTGGAATTTTTGAGTTATGTATGTCGATGAGGAATGGAAGTAGGGGAGTTTGGTGAGCTTTGTGGTCTGGAAGGTGATGTTGAATGGATTATCCTTCTATATTAGGAAAATATCAATGATGTGTGATGTTCTGTACATAGCTAGTGTATATAACAGGTTCAAATAATGAATACCAGAGGTAGCTGGACCaagactgacttgactaCTAGATTCGGTATAGATACCGCCCGCCGGGTGGTGAATTCCAGGGTCAAACGTTCTATCCCGTATTTTTTTAAGAGTTTCATTTACTATTCCTATCTATTTCATAAGGAGTTCATTCATGTTGAACGCAATGTTAGCTACGATGATCTGAATCCTTCAAAGCTATGCGTTCCTAAGGCACCCTCGGCTAAACCCTAACGGACATCCATCCGACCAACACCTCCCAACCCACAACCAGCCGAAAAAACAACCACGGCAAATCTCAATCCGAACAAAATTGGAAACGAAAGATAAGAATAAACCCAGTATTGTAGCAATTTTATTTCCATAGAGTGTAGTAAATACCCTTATCCCATACACCCCCGAGGTGCCAGTAGCAGCTTAGCGAGCGCTTCCGTTTTCGCCGCGCTCCCCACACAAATCGACTTTCTGTCGGGGAGCCGAGAGATGCGCATCATCAGCAAGTAACGACTTCAcctcccctctccctctcttcctcccaCCCCAAGAACCCTTCTTATAATCCTTTTTTGCTCTTCTCCTCGGTTTCGACGGTTTTCTTTGTGTATGTATTGATTTCCCCTAttttgttggtggtggtgtggtggtgGCTCCCGTTCCCCCCTCTTCTGCGGGCGCGTGAGGGACTTCCGCACCGCACATTTAATAATCGAACTCGGTCCTTTGGGGGACCCTTCAATTCTGACCAAATAATTTGGACGTGTTATTGACggttttatttttatttcaGAGAGAATCCCGAATCCCTAAGTCGTCACAATGGATCAAGCGAAGTTGGCTCGGATGCAGGCTAGCGTGCGGATTGGTATGTGTGCCCTGTTATATGATAGTTGGGTTGTGCGATTTTGCGCGGCTTTAAATTGCTGTCTAGAGAAATTGATAATGGCTAACATTTGATGTTATTTGAATAGGGTATGTATTCAAGCGTTTTCCTTCCTATTCATCTTTCCCGAAGACCTACGACCGTTGACCACGAAACACCCCGAATACCTGATACCCAGCGATCCATAACAAAAGCAATCGACTAACGGTCCAACAGAGGCAAGGGTACTCCCCGCCGCAAGGTCAAGAAGGTCCACAAGAGCTCCGGCGCCGACGACAAGAAGCTCCAGGCCACCCTCAAGAAGATGAACGTCCAGCCCATCCAGGCCATTGAGGAGGTCAACATGTTCAAAGAGGACGGCAACGTTATCCACTTCGGTGCTCCCAGAGGTGGGTCTCTAGACATGCAACTACCATGATTTATGTGTATGCTGATCCATAACGTTCAAGTCCACGCCTCCGTCCCCTCCAACACCTTCGCCCTCTACGGTAACGGCGAGGAGAAGGAACTCACCGAGCTTGTCCCCGGTATCCTGAACCAGCTTGGTCCCGACAGCCTTGCCTCGCTCCGCAAGCTCGCCGAGAGCTACCAGAACATGCAGAAGAACCAGGCCGGTGGTGAGGGCAAgaaggacgacgaggaggatgatatCCCCGATTTGGTTGAGGGCGAGAACTTCGAGAGCAATGTTGAGTAAAAAGGATAT
This sequence is a window from Aspergillus chevalieri M1 DNA, chromosome 5, nearly complete sequence. Protein-coding genes within it:
- the EGD1 gene encoding nascent polypeptide-associated complex subunit family protein (BUSCO:EOG092653SU;~COG:K;~EggNog:ENOG410PPVK;~InterPro:IPR039370,IPR038187,IPR002715;~PFAM:PF01849), yielding MNVQPIQAIEEVNMFKEDGNVIHFGAPRVHASVPSNTFALYGNGEEKELTELVPGILNQLGPDSLASLRKLAESYQNMQKNQAGGEGKKDDEEDDIPDLVEGENFESNVE
- a CDS encoding uncharacterized protein (COG:S;~EggNog:ENOG410PKSY;~TransMembrane:9 (i88-114o148-165i204-221o442-462i533-558o573-590i602-620o666-690i710-731o)), whose protein sequence is MGEPLSPSDSVKRRWNWPFDKAKHGHLLHRSKDRMDIQEYELGRTCRSSDSNKSSTSLTSKFVSFLPRGFANRIDRRVKQERSQQREWAVGVLISAYSACAVLFLNIVLTIIAVSMSYPKFGVQDFSSSILYQGKCSTSGNWARGLHLLSNVLGTIMLVASNYCMQCLCSPSRQDIEVAHAQRKWLNIGASSIRNFRYIDRRRVVLWMVLLLSSLPVHLLYNSTVFSALGTREYGVLLASANFDFNNPPNHGSDAGCFEQNISMNMSTFYSEVPKFERLDTQKCINTYAADYIADRGTLILVTNNVTADNGSLRWVSMGNSPQQYSSYSFLWMCQSEPNYPQFIHDDTPGERNCEKFPCQKECKRGDCETVCLGDWSVSSMPWSDPLLSSNMSYSTNSSWAKDSATQNAGATCALDSVRADSFPALSVDYCLSQKVEEECQLLFSLPICIIVILCNIVKIVCMFMTAHDPRKEIFLTVGDAISSFLSRPDMTTEGNCLLSKNLVSMGRSSWERSSKPAKLQPRRKRWRDAVGGPFFAVTIVFCLLLLLMSSVLFYLGVMTLRAKGQSIKPTELWKLGFGTITSTAIIRFCDNPSNCSGTIPMALLANIPQIIISVAYFLYNNMLTTMLLAAEYNDYAIERKPLRVSWAKGLQRSTYYLSLPYRYSIPLMICNTILHWLVSQSFFFVEVVLYDMAGKLTAERLIACGYSPIALMVAILLGFVMVCIILGMGFRRFRTNMPLAVSCSAAISAACHPPPGDNDHALKPVMWGETSAPQVDSSSNGEIATRSVSQPDTRQYSSVKKPLHRANESQTELLGKGNGFEDDGEAIAPVVSSPYTGSCFSDEGNPCADQAKSHVNLLGESLGVGGRRFSEYGHCSFSSLEVSTPSTERLYL